From Fusobacterium russii ATCC 25533, a single genomic window includes:
- a CDS encoding YlmH/Sll1252 family protein, whose translation MEKLENYIDLCIKNDSVVYSNDFYPLSQLKNLYHRDIKFYFKGLNEESEKKILALSPKDFPEELIYFPVRFFKIIKKSKFNLLEHKHYLGTILSLGIKRGVLGDLLVKDDVCYGIIIENMLDFLKINLLRINNSPVEVIEIEESEVPKTEFKDINITLSSLRLDSIVAELSNLSRTSAVNYIDLGNVQVNYILEREKSCKINIGDIIIIRKFGKFIVYEEKGLSKKDKFKLLIKKFV comes from the coding sequence ATGGAAAAATTAGAAAATTATATAGATTTATGTATAAAGAATGATAGTGTTGTTTATTCCAATGATTTCTATCCTCTTTCACAATTAAAAAATTTATATCATAGAGATATTAAATTTTATTTTAAAGGATTGAATGAAGAAAGTGAGAAAAAAATTTTAGCACTTTCTCCCAAAGATTTTCCGGAAGAATTGATATATTTTCCTGTTAGATTTTTTAAGATTATAAAAAAATCAAAATTTAATTTGTTGGAACATAAACATTATTTGGGAACTATTTTAAGTCTTGGCATTAAAAGAGGCGTATTGGGAGATTTACTAGTAAAAGATGATGTTTGTTATGGTATAATAATAGAAAATATGTTAGATTTTTTAAAAATAAATTTATTAAGAATAAATAATTCACCAGTTGAGGTCATTGAGATAGAAGAAAGTGAGGTCCCTAAGACTGAGTTTAAGGATATAAATATAACTCTTTCTTCTTTAAGGCTTGATTCAATAGTAGCTGAACTTTCAAATCTTTCAAGAACATCAGCAGTTAATTATATAGATTTAGGAAATGTACAGGTCAACTATATATTGGAGAGAGAAAAAAGTTGCAAAATAAATATAGGGGATATTATAATTATAAGGAAATTTGGGAAGTTTATAGTTTATGAAGAAAAAGGCTTATCAAAAAAGGATAAGTTTAAGCTTTTAATCAAAAAATTTGTGTAG
- the minE gene encoding cell division topological specificity factor MinE: MGIFSFFKKEKSKDDAKNRLKFVLIQDRAMLPSGVLENMKDDILKVLSKYVEIDKSKLNIEISPCEDDPRKVALVANVPIITKNKNTEKTTTKTAKTTKIKK, encoded by the coding sequence ATGGGAATTTTTAGTTTTTTTAAAAAAGAGAAATCAAAAGATGATGCGAAAAATAGATTAAAATTTGTTTTAATTCAAGATAGGGCTATGTTGCCTTCAGGTGTTTTGGAAAATATGAAAGATGATATCTTAAAAGTTTTATCAAAATATGTAGAAATTGATAAATCAAAATTAAATATAGAAATTTCACCTTGTGAAGATGATCCGAGAAAAGTGGCTTTAGTTGCTAATGTTCCTATTATTACAAAAAATAAAAATACTGAAAAAACTACAACTAAAACTGCTAAAACAACAAAAATAAAAAAATAA
- a CDS encoding glycosyltransferase family 9 protein has translation MFSQDDKINILIIRFKRIGDAILTLPICNSLKQTFPNASIDYVLYEEMAHLFYGHPYIDNVITIKDGERKNIFKYIKKVYKVTRKKYDIIIDVMSTPKSELFCLFSLKSPLRIGRHKEWRGYTYTHRTKEGDSLNKIDKFLKQLLPPISEAGFNVKQCYDFKFSSSDIEKEKYRNLLEKAGVDFLKPVVAFSIYSRVQHKIYPIEKMKQVVKYLIDKYDAQIIFFFSPDQKEAIQNIHREMGENKNIFSNIETPTIRDLVPFLENCDFYIGNEGGARHLAQGVGLPSLAIFSPSSELKEWLPFPSESNMGLSPYTVSLSLNMPKTEFESLNFEEKFNLITVEIICNEIDKLFKNNKRK, from the coding sequence ATGTTTTCTCAAGACGATAAAATTAATATTTTAATCATAAGATTTAAAAGAATAGGTGATGCTATTTTAACATTACCAATTTGTAATTCTTTGAAACAAACTTTTCCCAATGCCAGTATTGACTATGTTTTATATGAGGAAATGGCTCACTTATTTTATGGTCATCCCTATATAGATAATGTTATTACCATTAAAGATGGTGAAAGAAAAAATATATTTAAATACATAAAAAAAGTCTACAAAGTAACTAGAAAAAAATATGACATTATTATAGATGTTATGTCCACTCCTAAAAGTGAGTTATTTTGTCTTTTTTCTTTAAAAAGTCCTTTGAGAATAGGAAGACATAAAGAATGGCGTGGATATACTTATACCCATAGAACAAAAGAGGGGGATTCCCTGAATAAAATTGATAAATTTCTAAAACAGCTGCTTCCACCTATATCGGAAGCCGGTTTTAATGTGAAGCAATGCTATGACTTTAAGTTTTCCTCTTCTGATATAGAGAAAGAAAAATATAGAAATTTACTTGAAAAAGCAGGTGTTGATTTTTTAAAGCCAGTGGTGGCTTTTTCAATTTATTCAAGAGTACAGCATAAGATATACCCTATTGAAAAAATGAAACAGGTAGTTAAATATTTGATTGATAAATATGATGCACAAATTATATTTTTCTTTTCACCTGATCAAAAAGAAGCTATTCAAAATATACATAGAGAAATGGGAGAGAATAAAAATATTTTTTCAAATATCGAAACTCCAACTATAAGAGATTTAGTTCCTTTTTTAGAGAATTGTGATTTCTATATTGGAAATGAAGGTGGGGCTAGACATTTAGCGCAAGGTGTAGGTTTACCTTCACTGGCTATATTCAGTCCAAGTTCCGAATTAAAAGAATGGTTACCTTTTCCAAGTGAATCAAATATGGGATTATCACCATACACTGTTTCACTTTCTCTTAATATGCCGAAAACAGAATTTGAAAGCTTGAATTTTGAAGAAAAATTTAACTTAATAACTGTAGAAATTATTTGCAATGAAATTGATAAATTATTTAAAAATAATAAAAGGAAGTAA
- the minD gene encoding septum site-determining protein MinD: MSARVIVITSGKGGVGKTTTTANIGAALAEAGNRVLLIDTDIGLRNLDVVMGLENRIVYDLVDVMEGRCRIPQALIRDKRCSNLSLLPAAQIRDKNDVSPEQMKTLINTLKEDFDFLLIDCPAGIEQGFRNAIVAANEAIVVTTPEISATRDADRIIGLLEASGIKEPKLIVNRIKMEMVKEGNMLSVDDMLDILAIKLIGVVPDDEAIVISTNKGEPLVYKGDSLAAKAYRNIANRIKGEEVPFLDLNVKMGLLDKIKYVFKR, encoded by the coding sequence ATGAGTGCTAGAGTTATAGTTATTACTTCTGGAAAAGGTGGAGTTGGGAAAACTACTACCACAGCTAACATAGGAGCAGCTCTTGCTGAGGCAGGAAATAGAGTTTTGCTTATAGATACAGATATAGGGCTAAGAAATCTCGATGTTGTAATGGGATTGGAAAATAGAATAGTTTATGATTTAGTTGATGTAATGGAAGGAAGATGTAGAATACCTCAAGCTCTTATAAGGGATAAGAGGTGTTCTAACTTATCTCTTTTACCGGCAGCACAAATAAGGGATAAAAATGATGTTTCACCGGAACAAATGAAAACTTTGATAAATACTTTAAAAGAAGATTTTGATTTTCTTCTGATTGATTGCCCAGCAGGTATAGAACAAGGATTTAGGAATGCAATTGTTGCGGCAAACGAAGCTATAGTTGTTACAACACCTGAAATTTCTGCAACAAGAGATGCAGATAGAATCATAGGACTTTTGGAAGCCTCAGGAATAAAAGAACCAAAACTTATAGTTAACAGAATAAAAATGGAAATGGTAAAAGAAGGAAATATGTTAAGCGTAGATGATATGCTTGATATATTGGCTATAAAACTCATTGGAGTAGTTCCAGATGATGAAGCAATAGTTATTTCAACAAATAAAGGAGAACCTTTAGTTTATAAAGGAGATAGCTTAGCAGCCAAAGCTTATAGAAATATAGCTAACAGAATAAAGGGTGAAGAAGTTCCATTTTTAGATTTAAATGTAAAAATGGGCTTATTAGACAAAATAAAATATGTTTTCAAAAGGTGA
- the pssA gene encoding CDP-diacylglycerol--serine O-phosphatidyltransferase, giving the protein MVKKKYIAPNLITAGNMFLGYLSITESIKGRYDMAIWFIILAMICDGLDGKTARKLDAFSEFGKEFDSFCDAISFGLAPSMLVYSILSSSVPTGVFTLPVSFIYALCGVMRLVKFNIINVASSEKGDFSGMPIPNAAAMVISYYMICTAIQKNFDLNLFDINIFIGITVISATLMVSTIPFKTPDKTFSFVPKKLAPILIVVIIATLKYSIFIVSFTYVILNLISYFNSRFFPESSSDKPEVEEFIEVIEED; this is encoded by the coding sequence ATGGTTAAGAAAAAATATATCGCCCCCAATCTTATTACCGCAGGTAATATGTTTTTAGGCTATTTGAGTATAACTGAATCTATAAAAGGCAGATATGATATGGCAATTTGGTTTATCATTCTTGCTATGATTTGTGATGGTTTAGATGGAAAAACAGCTAGAAAATTGGATGCTTTCAGTGAATTTGGTAAGGAATTTGATTCTTTTTGTGATGCAATTTCATTTGGTTTAGCTCCTTCTATGTTGGTATATTCAATTTTAAGTTCTTCTGTTCCAACAGGAGTTTTTACTCTGCCTGTATCATTTATATATGCTCTTTGTGGTGTTATGCGTCTTGTTAAATTCAATATAATCAATGTCGCTTCAAGTGAAAAAGGTGACTTCAGCGGTATGCCCATACCTAATGCTGCTGCAATGGTAATTTCTTACTATATGATTTGTACCGCTATTCAGAAAAATTTCGATTTAAATCTATTTGATATTAATATATTTATAGGAATTACAGTTATATCTGCCACTTTGATGGTAAGTACTATTCCATTTAAAACTCCGGATAAGACTTTTTCCTTTGTTCCGAAAAAATTAGCTCCTATTTTAATAGTTGTAATAATAGCAACATTAAAATACAGCATCTTTATAGTATCATTTACTTATGTAATTTTAAATCTAATTTCTTATTTTAATAGTAGATTTTTTCCAGAAAGTTCTTCTGATAAACCTGAGGTTGAAGAATTTATTGAAGTTATTGAGGAGGACTAA
- the argS gene encoding arginine--tRNA ligase produces MKIITKDLTDIFEKMISKLYPDKELKPLEISIATNENFGDFQCNFAMMNSKIIRENPRKIAETIKENLPENNVIEKIEIAGPGFINIFLKDSYISSFINKIGERYDFSFLNTSGDVVIDYSSPNIAKRMHIGHLRSTIIGDSICRIYKYLGYNTIADNHIGDWGTQFGKLIIGYNNYLNKEAYKESPVEELERVYVEFSKAAEKNPELEDIARAELKKLQDGDEENNALWKEFIEASLNEYNRLYKRMNVHFDTYYGESFYHPMMPEVLEELIERKIAVDDEGAKVVFFDEKDNLFPCIVQKKDGAFLYATSDIATVKFRKNNYNLNKIIYVTDERQQDHFKQFFKITDMLGWNVEKHHIWFGIMRFADGIFSTRKGNVIRLEELLDEAHKRAYQIVNEKNPDLTEEEKENIAEVVGVSSVKYADLSQNRQSPVIFEWDKILSFEGNTAPYLLYSYARIQSILSKVSNMNIKLDKVIDIRLDNKFERALATHLLNFPLSILKSAETFKPNLIADYLYDLSKKLNSFYNNCPILSQDKEILESRALLIKKTGEILKEGLDLLGIKVLNKM; encoded by the coding sequence ATGAAAATAATTACTAAAGATTTAACAGATATTTTTGAAAAAATGATTTCTAAGCTTTATCCTGATAAGGAATTAAAGCCTTTGGAAATTTCTATTGCAACTAATGAAAATTTTGGAGATTTTCAATGTAATTTTGCAATGATGAATTCTAAAATAATTAGAGAAAATCCAAGAAAAATTGCTGAAACTATAAAAGAAAATTTACCTGAAAACAATGTTATAGAAAAAATTGAAATCGCAGGACCGGGATTTATAAATATATTTTTAAAGGATTCATATATTTCATCTTTTATAAATAAAATAGGTGAAAGATATGATTTTTCATTTTTAAATACTTCAGGAGATGTCGTAATAGACTATTCTTCTCCTAATATAGCTAAAAGAATGCATATAGGTCATTTAAGATCTACAATTATTGGAGATTCTATCTGTAGAATCTATAAATACCTTGGCTATAATACAATTGCCGACAATCATATCGGAGATTGGGGTACACAATTTGGAAAACTTATCATAGGTTATAATAATTATCTTAACAAAGAAGCATATAAAGAAAGTCCTGTTGAAGAGTTAGAAAGGGTCTATGTTGAATTTTCAAAAGCTGCTGAAAAAAATCCCGAACTTGAAGATATTGCAAGAGCAGAGTTGAAAAAATTACAGGATGGTGATGAAGAAAATAATGCCCTTTGGAAAGAATTTATAGAAGCTTCACTAAATGAATATAATAGACTCTATAAACGAATGAATGTTCATTTTGATACTTATTACGGAGAATCTTTCTATCATCCTATGATGCCTGAAGTTCTTGAGGAACTGATTGAAAGAAAAATAGCTGTGGATGACGAGGGGGCAAAGGTTGTATTTTTTGATGAAAAAGATAACTTATTTCCTTGTATTGTTCAAAAAAAAGATGGAGCTTTTCTCTATGCAACATCTGATATAGCAACTGTTAAATTTAGAAAAAATAATTATAATTTGAATAAGATTATATATGTTACAGATGAAAGACAGCAAGATCATTTTAAACAGTTCTTTAAAATTACAGATATGCTAGGTTGGAATGTTGAAAAACATCATATCTGGTTTGGAATTATGAGATTTGCTGATGGAATTTTCTCAACTCGTAAAGGAAATGTTATAAGACTTGAAGAACTTTTAGATGAAGCTCATAAACGAGCATATCAAATAGTTAATGAAAAAAATCCTGATTTAACTGAAGAAGAAAAAGAAAATATTGCTGAAGTTGTCGGTGTAAGCTCTGTTAAATATGCCGATTTATCTCAAAACAGACAGAGCCCTGTTATATTTGAATGGGATAAAATTTTAAGTTTTGAAGGTAATACCGCTCCTTACTTACTTTATTCCTATGCAAGAATACAGTCTATTCTTTCCAAAGTAAGCAATATGAATATTAAATTGGATAAAGTTATAGATATTAGACTAGATAATAAATTTGAAAGAGCTTTGGCTACTCATTTATTAAACTTTCCATTATCTATTTTAAAATCAGCTGAAACTTTCAAACCAAATTTAATTGCTGACTACCTATATGACTTATCTAAAAAACTAAATAGTTTTTATAATAATTGTCCTATACTTAGCCAAGATAAAGAAATATTAGAATCTCGAGCTTTATTGATAAAAAAGACCGGTGAAATTTTAAAAGAAGGGTTAGATTTATTAGGAATAAAAGTTTTAAATAAAATGTAG
- a CDS encoding septum site-determining protein MinC, with protein MNNYIVVKGKKDRLEINLDPKIDFLTLSEKLANKISEARNFIGKSNLAIEFAGRPLSTEEENILIKVVTENSDITIAYVFSEKFNKEDMKYIIPKALTEEGKTYFHRGTLRSGAKVEYDGNVVIMGDVNPGAIVKAKGNIIVVGHLNGTVYAGLGGDIDAFVGATSFNPIQITIGMKTVNDLQKEILDSNRVKKSSKFKVAQIKNQELVIEEL; from the coding sequence ATGAATAATTATATAGTTGTCAAAGGAAAAAAGGATAGATTGGAAATTAATTTAGATCCTAAAATAGATTTCTTAACTTTATCTGAAAAACTAGCAAATAAAATTAGTGAAGCAAGAAACTTTATAGGAAAAAGTAATCTTGCTATTGAGTTTGCCGGTAGACCTTTGAGTACAGAAGAAGAGAATATTTTAATAAAAGTGGTTACTGAAAATAGTGATATTACTATAGCCTATGTATTTTCAGAAAAATTTAATAAAGAAGATATGAAATATATTATACCTAAGGCTTTAACTGAAGAAGGAAAGACCTATTTTCATAGAGGGACATTAAGATCTGGTGCAAAGGTGGAATATGATGGTAATGTAGTAATAATGGGAGATGTGAATCCGGGGGCAATAGTAAAAGCTAAAGGAAATATAATTGTAGTAGGTCATCTAAATGGAACTGTTTATGCAGGTCTTGGTGGAGATATAGATGCTTTTGTTGGAGCAACCTCATTTAATCCCATACAGATAACTATAGGTATGAAAACAGTTAATGATTTACAGAAAGAAATTTTAGACTCGAATAGAGTTAAAAAATCAAGTAAATTTAAAGTTGCTCAAATAAAAAATCAAGAATTAGTAATTGAGGAGTTGTGA
- a CDS encoding nitronate monooxygenase encodes MENNKICELLGIKYPIFQGAMAWISNGELAGAVSKDGGLGIIAGAGMEPNLLRENIKKAKQITDNPIGVNLMLLRPDVAEQVDVCIEEGVKVITTGAGNPGPFVEKLKSAGVKIIPVIPTVKLAERMEKLGVDAVIVEGTESGGHIGSLTTMALLPQIVNAVKIPVIAAGGIASGKQFLAALSMGAEAVQCGTIFLTAKECLIHQNYKNAILKARDRSTVTTGNFTGHPVRVIENKLAKEMLDLERKGASKEEIEELGKGSLKLAAVDGDAENGSIMSGQVAAMVNEERTTKEILEYLMSDLKVEIEVLRKKLKNWNL; translated from the coding sequence ATGGAAAATAATAAAATATGTGAATTACTGGGGATAAAATATCCTATATTTCAAGGAGCTATGGCATGGATATCGAATGGAGAACTTGCAGGAGCTGTTTCTAAAGATGGAGGTTTAGGTATTATCGCTGGAGCAGGAATGGAACCTAACCTTTTGAGAGAAAATATAAAAAAGGCGAAGCAAATAACAGATAATCCTATAGGTGTTAATCTTATGCTTCTTCGTCCAGATGTCGCAGAACAGGTAGATGTTTGTATAGAGGAAGGCGTAAAAGTAATTACGACTGGAGCAGGAAATCCCGGTCCATTTGTAGAAAAATTAAAAAGTGCAGGAGTAAAAATAATTCCTGTTATTCCTACTGTAAAGTTGGCAGAGAGAATGGAAAAATTAGGTGTAGATGCTGTAATTGTAGAGGGAACAGAAAGTGGAGGACATATTGGAAGCTTAACAACTATGGCTCTTTTACCTCAGATAGTTAATGCTGTAAAAATTCCGGTTATTGCAGCAGGAGGAATAGCAAGTGGAAAACAATTTTTAGCAGCTCTTTCTATGGGAGCAGAAGCAGTTCAATGTGGAACTATTTTCTTGACTGCAAAAGAATGTCTAATTCACCAAAATTATAAGAATGCAATACTTAAAGCAAGAGATAGATCAACAGTAACAACTGGTAATTTTACAGGACATCCTGTTAGAGTTATAGAAAATAAGTTGGCAAAAGAAATGCTAGACTTAGAGAGAAAAGGTGCTTCTAAAGAAGAAATAGAAGAGCTTGGAAAGGGAAGTTTGAAGCTTGCAGCTGTCGATGGAGATGCTGAAAATGGAAGTATTATGTCCGGGCAAGTTGCTGCAATGGTAAATGAGGAAAGAACAACTAAGGAAATATTAGAATATTTGATGTCAGATCTAAAGGTAGAAATAGAAGTTTTAAGAAAAAAACTTAAGAATTGGAACTTATAA